One window of the Polypterus senegalus isolate Bchr_013 chromosome 18, ASM1683550v1, whole genome shotgun sequence genome contains the following:
- the klhdc2 gene encoding kelch domain-containing protein 2, which yields MADGNDDDNLMQADEHPEDEDDDDDDEVEEGEEIVDLVELVDIELASPSEDFDRIVPAERSGHVAVADGNCMYVWGGYKNAQASGNYDFYLPRNEIWIYDMETGKWRKRFTEGDMPPSMSGSCAVCVDGILYLFGGHHARGNTNRFYRLPLRSSGVLRWEKMRDLAGLPPSCKDKLGCWVYRNKLIFFGGYGYVPVGNHRGTFEYDESSFWAHSAARGWNNHIHVLDLETNAWSQPETTGNPPSPRAAHACATLGNCGYVFGGRYRESRLNDLYCINLNTWEWRELILSQQQCPVGRSWHSLIPVSQDSLFLFGGFTTDKEPLSDAWLYCISRNEWRPFKHNHMENPRLWHTACASKEGEVFVFGGCANNLLSHSRAAHSNEVLIFTVQPKSLLRLCLEMVIHFKEILASSWDCLPKDLLRNISHRAGSNNVLGS from the exons ATGGCAGATGGAAATGATGATGATAACCTGATGCAGGCGGATGAGCATCctgaagatgaagatgatgatgatgatgatgaggtggAGGAGGGAGAAGAAATAGTTGATTTGGTCGAGCTGGTTGACATTGAGCTGGCATCGCCCAGTGAAGATTTTGACCGTATTGTTCCTGCAGAACGCAGTGGACATGTTGCTGTGGCTGATGGTAACTGTATGTACGTATGGGGTGGATATAAG AATGCCCAAGCATCTGGCAATTATGACTTCTATTTACCAAGAAATGAAATTTGGATCTATGATATGGAGACTGGAAAATg GAGGAAACGATTCACCGAAGGAGACATGCCACCTTCCATGTCGGGCAGCTGTGCTGTATGTGTTGATGGCATCCTGTACCTTTTTGGGGGACATCATGCACGAGGAAATACAAACCGG TTCTACCGACTACCTCTAAGATCCTCAGGTGTGCTGCGCTGGGAAAAGATGCGAGATTTGGCTGGTCTGCCACCTTCGTGCAAGGACAAGCTTGGCTGCTGGGTTTATAGAAACAA ATTAATCTTCTTTGGAGGATATGGTTATGTTCCAGTTGGAAATCATCGGGGAACATTTGAATATGATGAATCATCTTTCTGG GCACACAGCGCAGCCCGAGGCTGGAACAACCATATTCACGTCTTGGATCTCGAGACAAATGCCTGGAGTCAGCCAGAGACCACG GGAAATCCCCCTTCTCCTAGGGCCGCACACGCCTGTGCCACACTTGGAAATTGTGGTTACGTGTTTGGTGGCAGGTACAGG GAATCTCGACTTAATGACTTGTATTGCATCAatttaaatacctgggaatggCGTGAGCT GATCCTCTCACAGCAGCAGTGCCCCGTGGGGCGCTCTTGGCACTCATTAATTCCAGTATCACAAGATTCTCTGTTCCTCTTTGGTGGCTTTACTACTGATAAAGAACCACTCA GTGATGCTTGGCTTTACTGCATCAGTAGGAACGAATGGAGACCCTTCAAGCACAACCACATGGAGAATCCCAG GCTCTGGCATACGGCTTGTGCAAGCAAAGAGggtgaagtttttgtttttggcGGGTGTGCAAACAATCTTTTATCCCATTCACGAGCT GCTCACAGCAATGAAGTCCTCATCTTCACAGTTCAACCCAAATCGCTGTTAAG ACTGTGCTTAGAGATGGTAATCCACTTCAAAGAGATACTGGCGTCATCGTGGGACTGCCTTCCAAAAGACCTGCTGCGAAACATAAGCCATCGCGCTGGCAGCAACAATGTGCTGGGCTCCTGA